In one Ignavibacteriales bacterium genomic region, the following are encoded:
- a CDS encoding tetratricopeptide repeat protein — MKNFLLLLFIFVSFLSTNLLPQNVDVFKKEAIKHMQAGRYGEAIDLLNKYISAVPHKADGLHLRGLCYEGRGEYEWAALDLRRAVKLEPNNNQIQKDLARIEDIWHALLNKKIEGHKREIAINPNIAVNYLEIGKCKKNLGAWKEAEEWYDEYLKRDDASSDEVIRYTEILAHNNSIVKGEKILKKYTDRFPNDQRLWSRYGFFTMWLGKNRIAIKAFENALALKPFFKEAQDGLDQAKGKPYLFEWVDTTARYKKGPIAKEYPIDKYYRSVRKNPDDYETRLALVEQLYKNDRIEEAYQQLQILNKDHSDIPKVQQYWDSVTTYRDKIYRVKIKEYGDRIISNPKDREAVLKIAEYYAHLAEYDSALAVLDTYLKDVPQDKELEVRFRDAQYSAWNYNWEKAIAQLNYLLASDPNNLDYQLLRAQISVWTVQDLDVAKGYLINIVGKQPENLNAVIAISILYGQQKNFDSSKTYLEMARQIDPKSKGVEAAQNFYDDAFAFNEEMKLVELRREAGNLAIGGDCPGAIAKYEEYLSKVSNPDKSVRLEYAEANMCDKNFIKAIEVYDQILNEEYDYNVSLLRAKAYLWGGDSTLALTELEKLVIEDSSSYDAKFYLAEAYVRNAHYNEGKDLYTELLDKTTDSTQIDILKKRIGWIPVTGIAGIFSSFPVGVGIAPLFSYYSDNFDLIYKIIGGRIDVGLTGYLSIGGSFNRGMLQRDFVHRNYSSLKGVISIWFNKYLSFSGGLGNLTYDGAHNRTVSDATLKYEKENYFMIAGYYENTDAGLILYSPYLVDYSFLTDNRIDATLYKIMGYYQPRPSIKFSGHFHYLQLSDGNAGNDLQLRLGKLFDFGLWAGYEYFYSNYARKAGKSPYDNTKFLYYSPKDFESHSLWLDWFVQKESSLEVIIGGKIGYVPQSDFIIREVSASVAYKPISNLTITAKLQIGSTYRYDSSYRYLSSSIYAYWSF; from the coding sequence ATGAAGAATTTTTTACTATTACTATTCATTTTCGTCTCATTTCTTTCAACAAATTTACTACCTCAAAATGTAGATGTGTTTAAAAAGGAAGCAATCAAACACATGCAAGCCGGCAGATATGGTGAAGCTATTGATTTGCTGAATAAATACATCTCAGCAGTACCTCATAAAGCAGATGGTTTACATTTAAGGGGATTATGCTATGAGGGGAGAGGAGAGTATGAATGGGCTGCACTTGACTTAAGAAGAGCGGTAAAACTTGAACCAAATAACAATCAAATCCAAAAAGATCTTGCCAGAATTGAAGATATATGGCATGCTTTACTTAACAAGAAAATAGAAGGACATAAAAGAGAGATTGCTATAAATCCAAATATTGCTGTAAACTATCTTGAAATTGGAAAATGCAAAAAAAATCTTGGAGCATGGAAAGAAGCCGAAGAATGGTATGATGAATATTTGAAAAGAGATGATGCTTCATCTGATGAAGTTATTAGATATACGGAAATACTTGCTCATAACAACTCAATTGTAAAAGGGGAAAAAATTCTTAAAAAATACACGGATAGATTTCCGAATGACCAGAGACTTTGGAGCCGTTATGGATTTTTTACAATGTGGCTTGGAAAAAATCGCATTGCAATAAAAGCGTTTGAAAATGCTCTTGCATTAAAACCTTTTTTTAAGGAAGCACAAGATGGCTTAGATCAGGCAAAAGGAAAACCATATCTTTTTGAGTGGGTTGATACAACAGCAAGATATAAAAAAGGTCCTATAGCCAAAGAATATCCTATTGATAAATATTACCGTTCAGTGCGTAAGAATCCAGATGATTATGAAACACGTTTAGCCTTAGTTGAACAACTATATAAAAATGACAGGATTGAAGAAGCTTATCAACAGCTGCAAATTTTGAATAAGGATCATTCTGATATTCCTAAAGTACAACAATATTGGGATAGCGTTACAACCTACAGAGACAAAATTTACAGGGTAAAAATAAAAGAGTACGGTGATAGAATTATAAGCAATCCCAAAGATAGGGAGGCAGTTCTTAAGATAGCGGAATACTATGCCCACCTTGCCGAATATGACAGCGCTTTAGCGGTTTTGGATACTTATCTAAAAGATGTTCCACAGGATAAAGAATTGGAAGTAAGGTTCAGGGATGCACAATATTCAGCCTGGAATTACAATTGGGAAAAGGCAATCGCTCAGTTAAATTATCTTTTAGCTTCAGATCCAAATAATCTGGATTATCAGTTACTTCGTGCACAAATATCGGTTTGGACAGTTCAGGACCTTGATGTGGCAAAAGGTTATTTAATTAATATTGTTGGTAAACAACCGGAAAATTTGAATGCCGTAATTGCAATATCCATTCTTTATGGTCAGCAAAAGAATTTTGATTCTTCTAAAACTTATTTAGAAATGGCTCGGCAGATTGATCCTAAAAGCAAAGGTGTAGAAGCAGCGCAGAATTTTTACGATGATGCATTTGCGTTTAATGAAGAAATGAAATTAGTTGAATTGCGTAGAGAAGCTGGAAATCTGGCGATTGGGGGTGATTGCCCAGGAGCTATCGCTAAGTATGAAGAATATTTATCTAAAGTAAGTAACCCGGATAAGTCTGTGCGGCTTGAATATGCAGAGGCAAATATGTGCGACAAAAATTTCATAAAAGCAATAGAAGTTTATGATCAGATATTGAATGAAGAGTATGATTATAATGTTTCGCTTTTGAGAGCTAAAGCATATTTGTGGGGCGGAGACTCTACACTTGCGCTTACTGAATTAGAAAAACTTGTGATAGAAGATTCTTCCAGTTACGATGCCAAATTTTATTTAGCTGAAGCTTATGTAAGGAATGCTCATTATAATGAAGGAAAGGATTTATATACAGAATTATTAGACAAAACAACAGACTCCACGCAGATAGATATACTTAAAAAAAGAATTGGCTGGATTCCTGTAACGGGAATTGCAGGAATATTTTCTTCATTTCCTGTAGGAGTCGGCATCGCTCCATTGTTTTCTTATTATTCAGATAATTTTGATCTCATCTACAAAATTATTGGAGGAAGAATTGATGTTGGCTTAACTGGATATTTATCAATAGGAGGATCCTTCAATAGGGGAATGCTCCAGAGAGATTTTGTTCATCGGAATTATTCATCTCTTAAAGGTGTAATTTCAATTTGGTTCAATAAATATTTATCGTTTAGTGGTGGATTAGGAAATCTAACTTACGATGGTGCTCACAATCGGACCGTTAGCGACGCTACTTTAAAATATGAAAAAGAAAATTATTTTATGATAGCCGGTTATTATGAAAACACTGATGCTGGATTAATTTTGTATTCTCCATATTTAGTTGATTATAGTTTTTTAACAGATAACAGGATCGATGCGACTTTATATAAAATTATGGGATACTATCAACCAAGACCATCAATAAAATTTTCGGGTCACTTTCATTATTTACAATTATCTGATGGAAATGCCGGCAACGATTTACAATTGCGATTAGGAAAGTTATTTGATTTCGGTCTTTGGGCTGGTTATGAATACTTCTATTCCAACTATGCTAGAAAGGCAGGAAAATCACCGTATGATAACACAAAATTTCTTTATTATTCACCAAAAGATTTCGAATCTCATAGTTTGTGGTTGGATTGGTTTGTTCAAAAAGAATCTTCGCTAGAAGTAATCATTGGTGGCAAGATTGGTTACGTCCCTCAAAGTGATTTCATTATCAGGGAAGTATCCGCTTCAGTAGCGTATAAACCAATTTCTAATTTAACAATTACTGCTAAATTGCAGATAGGCAGTACTTACAGATATGATTCATCATACCGTTATTTATCGTCGTCCATATATGCATACTGGAGTTTTTAA
- a CDS encoding glycosyltransferase: MPDKKEIVKRKIVLNNYEVSSEIPDRASKHLKTIIGTGVLSLILILVIVFTLPLTGLALNSLFVFSSIVSLVIFLFVLLIRYFSTLFMAYFFITRYSVKNKNSYSPFVSIIVPVYNEGKVLKDSIKSLLELNYSNYEIIIVNDGSTDNTKIVGQSLVGIRDGMNSKVRISLINKPNGGKSRALNAGIEYAKGEFVLCMDGDSHLSENTLKFGITHFIDPMVGAVAGNVKVMNRKKILTDLQALEYLEGLNMPRSAQGFLRLVNIIPGPIGIFRKRAIQDAGWYSSDTFAEDADITLKILAAGWRIEYEPNAISWTEAPATLNQLLKQRYRWTRGIIQSIRKHKRHLLNPTLNFSNSLVLWSMFYEALIWPTMNIFANLFFIIVAVLYGMSNLLVFWWAGLALLDLMTALYCIAVEKEDARLIPYALVYRVFFILLIDITKFMATIEEFLGFQMTWGKLERVGVAKA, translated from the coding sequence ATGCCTGATAAAAAAGAAATAGTGAAACGAAAAATTGTTTTGAATAATTATGAAGTTTCATCAGAAATACCTGACCGAGCTTCAAAGCATCTTAAAACAATTATAGGAACTGGAGTACTTTCATTAATTCTTATTTTAGTTATCGTTTTTACTCTACCATTAACCGGATTGGCTTTAAATAGCTTGTTTGTATTCTCATCCATCGTTTCTCTCGTTATTTTTCTTTTTGTACTACTTATCAGATATTTTTCCACCCTATTTATGGCTTACTTTTTTATTACAAGATACTCAGTAAAAAATAAAAATTCATATTCACCATTCGTCTCTATCATTGTTCCTGTTTATAATGAAGGCAAAGTATTAAAAGATTCAATTAAATCATTACTTGAGTTAAATTATTCTAACTACGAAATTATTATTGTAAATGATGGATCAACAGACAATACGAAAATTGTTGGGCAATCATTAGTTGGTATTAGAGATGGTATGAACTCAAAAGTAAGAATTTCGTTAATCAATAAACCAAATGGTGGTAAATCGAGAGCTTTAAATGCTGGGATAGAATATGCAAAAGGGGAATTTGTTTTATGTATGGATGGCGATTCTCACTTATCTGAAAACACCTTGAAGTTTGGTATAACACATTTTATAGATCCAATGGTTGGTGCTGTTGCTGGTAATGTAAAAGTGATGAACAGAAAAAAAATCCTAACCGATCTTCAAGCATTAGAATATCTTGAAGGTTTAAACATGCCCAGAAGTGCACAAGGCTTTTTAAGATTGGTTAATATTATCCCAGGTCCAATTGGCATTTTCAGGAAAAGAGCTATTCAAGATGCCGGCTGGTACTCAAGTGATACTTTTGCGGAAGATGCAGACATCACTTTAAAAATTCTTGCAGCCGGTTGGAGGATTGAATATGAACCGAATGCAATTTCCTGGACTGAAGCTCCTGCTACATTAAATCAATTATTAAAACAGCGATATAGATGGACACGAGGAATTATACAATCAATACGTAAACATAAACGGCATCTATTAAACCCAACTCTAAATTTCTCTAATTCTTTGGTGTTGTGGTCTATGTTTTACGAAGCATTAATATGGCCCACAATGAATATTTTTGCTAACCTATTTTTTATTATCGTAGCGGTGCTTTACGGTATGTCTAATCTGCTGGTTTTTTGGTGGGCTGGCTTAGCGCTATTGGATTTAATGACAGCCCTTTACTGCATTGCTGTTGAAAAAGAGGATGCAAGGTTAATTCCTTACGCTCTTGTTTATCGTGTATTTTTTATACTATTAATCGATATTACAAAATTTATGGCAACAATAGAAGAATTCCTCGGATTCCAAATGACATGGGGAAAACTTGAACGAGTTGGTGTTGCAAAAGCTTAA